Proteins found in one Aneurinibacillus uraniidurans genomic segment:
- the yjeH gene encoding L-methionine/branched-chain amino acid transporter, with amino-acid sequence MEKQTKLQQSIGLPQAVALYIGAVLGSGVLLVPGLAAEIAGPASLLAWGMMALLVLPMALVMGLLSARFPNAGGVSYFVTRAFGERAGTLVGWFFLASVPIGAPVASLTGAGYLTTAFGWGEGAKIGIAIAMLVVSLLINYQGMKVAGPVQIAVVIAIAVVLVLAVIGAVPHIEAVHFTPFMPHGWMSVGQAAAILFWCFIGWEAVSHMSEEFVDPQREAIKGVTIAALIVGLLYVATAIATVGTHSYGKPGAEASLVLVISGLLGRSGAAVVGIVGVFICIATVIAYTGAAARLAYALAREDQAPRWLARLSRHQTPVGGLLFLAICFVLVMGLYASGVISLTTLIQLPNATFILTYLGGCAAGIRLLKDSKSGLSVSVLSFVLTVLVFPFVGWAVLYPLVVMVGWWLWKRLYARQQKSCEQTAIEEEEFTRQQMV; translated from the coding sequence GTGGAGAAACAAACGAAATTACAGCAGTCGATCGGATTGCCGCAGGCAGTCGCTTTGTATATTGGAGCTGTGCTTGGATCAGGTGTACTACTCGTACCAGGGTTAGCCGCAGAAATTGCCGGCCCTGCCTCTCTACTAGCATGGGGGATGATGGCTCTGCTTGTATTACCGATGGCGCTTGTGATGGGACTATTGTCGGCTCGTTTTCCGAATGCGGGAGGAGTCTCGTATTTTGTAACGCGAGCATTTGGAGAACGGGCCGGGACACTTGTCGGCTGGTTCTTTCTAGCATCTGTACCGATCGGAGCTCCTGTTGCTTCGTTGACAGGCGCCGGCTATTTGACGACCGCGTTTGGCTGGGGAGAGGGAGCGAAGATCGGGATTGCGATAGCTATGCTGGTGGTTAGTTTACTGATTAATTATCAGGGGATGAAAGTCGCTGGTCCCGTGCAGATTGCTGTTGTCATTGCGATTGCGGTTGTGCTTGTTCTGGCCGTTATTGGAGCTGTACCGCATATCGAAGCGGTTCATTTTACCCCGTTTATGCCTCATGGCTGGATGAGCGTCGGGCAGGCCGCGGCGATTTTATTTTGGTGTTTCATTGGCTGGGAAGCAGTATCACATATGTCAGAGGAATTTGTGGACCCGCAGAGAGAAGCGATTAAAGGGGTAACGATTGCGGCACTTATTGTCGGTCTGCTTTATGTAGCGACTGCTATTGCCACAGTTGGGACGCACAGCTATGGCAAACCCGGAGCAGAGGCTTCTCTTGTGCTTGTAATTAGTGGATTGCTTGGAAGAAGCGGAGCTGCGGTTGTTGGGATAGTAGGTGTGTTTATTTGTATCGCAACTGTTATTGCTTATACAGGAGCAGCTGCCCGGCTGGCGTATGCACTGGCACGGGAAGATCAGGCCCCACGGTGGCTTGCCCGCCTGTCTCGGCATCAGACACCAGTGGGAGGACTTTTGTTTTTGGCCATTTGTTTTGTACTTGTCATGGGGCTGTATGCGAGTGGAGTTATATCGTTAACGACACTCATTCAACTGCCGAATGCCACGTTTATTTTGACGTATCTTGGTGGCTGTGCTGCAGGGATTCGGTTGCTTAAGGACAGTAAAAGCGGATTGTCAGTCAGCGTTCTTTCATTTGTGCTAACCGTGCTTGTTTTTCCTTTCGTAGGGTGGGCGGTACTTTATCCGCTAGTCGTAATGGTTGGCTGGTGGCTATGGAAACGACTGTATGCCAGGCAACAAAAAAGCTGTGAGCAAACTGCTATAGAAGAAGAGGAATTCACCCGACAGCAAATGGTATAA
- a CDS encoding endonuclease MutS2, translated as MEARTFTTLEFNKVMEQLARHAASSLGREKIEQLVPSYDLAEVQRRQQATHEGSTALRLRGTVPLGGIRDIRPACKRAALGGMLNTAELLDIASTLYGGGRLKTFVAGIAEKDPLPLLEELLDQVERLSPVENEITRAIDENGVVADSASPTLGQVRAQIRASEKRIRERLEQMIRNSNTQKMLQDALITIRNDRFVIPVKAEYRHVFGGIVHDQSASGATLFVEPQVIVNMSNDLRELKLKEEREVEKILLALSGLVAEHADVLLHNVACLAEADFIFAKASYAHSLKATQPAINERGYLRIKRGRHPLIAGESVVPIDVELGGEYTAIVVTGPNTGGKTVSLKTIGLFSLMAMAGLQVPVDEGSELSTFEGIYADIGDEQSIEQSLSTFSSHMTNISSIMQKVNNRSLILFDELGAGTDPTEGAALAMAIIDYVHQRGARIVATTHYSELKAYAYDRPHIVNASVEFDEKTLRPTYRLLVGIPGRSNALAIASRLGLPEKILNQAREFIKTDETELDTMVASLEENQRRAEAERREVERLRAELEQTRRELEQEVAELEDKKDKLYEQAEEQARRAVEKARKEAEEIIGDLREIARQEQIGIKEHKLIEARKRLEEATPSLRKKKKTKPANVPVSEQPLEVGDEVRVLSFNQKGEILAKVGEKEFQVQVGLMKMNVKADNLEKLKAAKIQQKQIINTFRAAREPVKMELDVRGNTVEDAILLIEKYFDEALIGGLSQVSIIHGKGTGALGLGIQKYLKKHRLVKSFRWGGQGEGGLGATVVELK; from the coding sequence TTGGAAGCACGTACATTCACAACACTTGAATTTAATAAAGTAATGGAACAGCTTGCCCGGCATGCAGCATCATCGCTTGGTCGGGAAAAAATAGAGCAGCTTGTACCATCTTATGATCTGGCAGAAGTTCAGCGTCGCCAGCAAGCTACCCATGAAGGCAGTACGGCACTTCGCCTGCGCGGGACAGTGCCGCTTGGCGGCATTCGCGACATTCGTCCAGCGTGCAAACGGGCCGCACTCGGTGGGATGCTTAACACGGCAGAACTGCTCGATATTGCGTCGACTCTGTACGGAGGTGGACGCCTGAAAACATTCGTCGCGGGCATCGCGGAAAAGGATCCACTTCCGCTACTGGAAGAATTGCTTGATCAGGTGGAACGCTTATCGCCGGTAGAGAATGAGATTACACGAGCGATTGATGAGAACGGTGTCGTAGCTGACTCAGCCAGCCCGACACTCGGTCAGGTCCGAGCACAAATTCGCGCCTCCGAGAAGCGCATCCGTGAACGTCTGGAGCAGATGATTCGCAACAGCAACACACAGAAAATGCTGCAAGATGCGCTCATTACAATTCGTAACGACCGTTTCGTTATTCCGGTTAAGGCGGAATATCGGCATGTGTTTGGCGGTATCGTGCACGATCAATCAGCATCCGGTGCCACCCTTTTCGTTGAGCCACAGGTGATCGTGAACATGAGTAACGACTTGCGTGAGCTTAAGCTAAAAGAAGAGCGGGAAGTCGAAAAAATCTTGCTGGCACTCTCTGGTCTGGTGGCAGAGCATGCGGATGTGCTACTGCATAATGTTGCCTGTCTGGCAGAAGCTGATTTTATTTTTGCGAAAGCTTCTTACGCTCACTCATTGAAGGCGACCCAGCCAGCCATAAACGAACGCGGCTATCTTCGCATTAAGCGCGGTCGCCATCCTTTAATTGCTGGGGAATCTGTCGTGCCAATTGACGTGGAGCTTGGCGGGGAGTATACCGCCATTGTCGTGACAGGACCGAATACAGGCGGTAAGACCGTATCATTGAAAACAATTGGCTTGTTCTCGCTGATGGCGATGGCAGGGTTGCAAGTTCCAGTCGATGAAGGATCAGAGCTGTCCACATTTGAAGGCATATATGCGGATATTGGAGACGAGCAGAGCATTGAGCAGAGCTTGAGTACATTCTCCAGCCATATGACCAATATCTCGAGTATTATGCAAAAAGTAAACAATCGCAGTCTTATTCTGTTCGATGAGCTTGGAGCAGGTACGGATCCGACAGAAGGGGCCGCGCTTGCGATGGCGATTATTGATTATGTGCATCAGCGCGGTGCCCGTATTGTGGCTACTACTCACTACAGCGAACTGAAAGCATATGCCTATGATCGCCCGCATATTGTGAATGCGAGTGTTGAGTTTGATGAGAAGACATTGCGCCCAACGTATCGCTTACTTGTCGGTATTCCAGGACGCTCGAATGCATTGGCGATTGCGTCACGTCTTGGATTACCAGAGAAAATTCTCAATCAGGCCAGAGAGTTTATCAAAACAGACGAAACCGAGCTGGATACGATGGTCGCATCGCTTGAAGAGAATCAACGTCGGGCAGAAGCTGAACGTCGCGAAGTAGAACGTCTGCGGGCGGAGTTAGAACAGACACGCCGTGAGCTTGAGCAGGAAGTTGCAGAGCTAGAAGATAAGAAAGATAAGCTGTATGAGCAGGCAGAAGAACAGGCTCGTCGCGCTGTAGAGAAAGCTCGTAAGGAAGCAGAAGAAATCATTGGTGACTTACGAGAAATAGCGCGTCAGGAACAAATCGGTATTAAAGAACATAAATTGATCGAAGCACGCAAGCGATTAGAAGAAGCGACACCAAGCCTGCGCAAAAAGAAAAAGACGAAGCCAGCCAATGTACCGGTATCTGAACAGCCGCTTGAAGTAGGCGATGAGGTACGGGTGCTGTCGTTTAATCAGAAGGGCGAAATTCTTGCTAAAGTAGGCGAGAAGGAATTCCAGGTGCAGGTGGGCCTGATGAAGATGAACGTCAAAGCGGATAATTTGGAGAAGCTCAAGGCGGCCAAAATACAACAGAAGCAGATTATTAACACGTTCCGTGCTGCCCGTGAACCTGTCAAAATGGAACTTGATGTGCGCGGCAACACGGTAGAGGATGCGATTCTACTCATTGAAAAATATTTTGATGAAGCGTTGATCGGTGGCCTGAGCCAGGTATCCATCATTCATGGTAAGGGGACAGGTGCACTCGGCCTGGGCATTCAGAAATACTTGAAGAAGCATCGTCTGGTTAAGTCATTCCGTTGGGGTGGACAAGGAGAAGGTGGACTTGGAGCGACGGTCGTCGAATTGAAATAG
- a CDS encoding DUF350 domain-containing protein, with protein sequence MVLSNPYVLTAAYFGAALLAVIIFLAIFETVTKYKDWEEIKKGNLSVAMATGGKIFGICNIIRYSIEHNDGIGNTLVWSAYGFLLLLVAYFTFEFLTPMFKVDDEIAADNRAVGLLSMMISIGISFVIGASIT encoded by the coding sequence ATGGTACTGTCCAATCCGTATGTGCTAACAGCGGCATACTTTGGGGCTGCACTGCTTGCCGTCATCATTTTTCTGGCCATCTTTGAGACGGTGACAAAATATAAGGACTGGGAAGAAATCAAAAAAGGCAATCTGTCTGTTGCGATGGCAACTGGTGGCAAAATCTTTGGGATTTGCAATATCATCCGGTATTCCATCGAACATAATGATGGCATCGGAAATACCTTGGTCTGGAGCGCATACGGATTTCTGCTGCTGCTCGTGGCGTATTTCACTTTTGAATTTTTGACGCCGATGTTTAAGGTAGACGATGAGATTGCCGCAGATAATCGAGCGGTCGGTCTTTTATCAATGATGATTTCGATCGGAATATCCTTCGTTATCGGAGCGAGCATCACATAA
- a CDS encoding nucleotide sugar dehydrogenase, translated as MNQTLNIAVIGLGFIGLPLSLSYARKGANVVGIDVSERLTEEINAGQSHHLEYFEGKSLAEILREQIAAGRFRATTSYEEAAKAVNTYIITVGIPVKNGDPDMSYLTSACESLAAVLKKGDTVILRSTVIPGSTEEMVKPLLEKSGLVAGEDFYLAYASERIAEGRAFEEFIHMPLAMGGINEVSAKRAHEVLTFVTESEVTISDIKVVETSKVIENVQRDVNIAMVQQFARFAEKAGIDTFELIRVANTHTRVNLLTPGPGVGGYCLPNALYYLLPKAKEIGVSLDLLETARQINDSVPQVLVQMLDHELNKLGKTVAGSKVAVLGLAMKDFSNDDRISPPHHLVQLLQEAGAIVAAYDPAVPSTYDYKVDSLEAALRGAEAVIYVTAQEAFLEIDWNEAIGMMAENPVLLDGKNRIPRSVGEKATLIRL; from the coding sequence ATGAATCAAACGTTGAACATTGCCGTGATCGGACTAGGCTTTATCGGCCTGCCGCTGTCGCTGAGCTATGCACGCAAAGGTGCGAACGTAGTCGGCATCGATGTAAGTGAACGGCTTACAGAAGAGATTAATGCAGGCCAGTCGCATCATCTAGAATATTTTGAAGGGAAGTCACTGGCGGAGATTCTGCGTGAGCAGATCGCAGCTGGGCGCTTCCGTGCTACAACAAGCTATGAAGAAGCGGCAAAAGCCGTGAATACGTATATTATTACGGTAGGCATTCCGGTTAAGAATGGTGATCCGGATATGAGCTACCTGACTAGTGCCTGTGAATCGCTGGCAGCTGTTCTGAAGAAGGGTGATACGGTTATTTTGCGCAGTACGGTCATCCCGGGCTCGACTGAAGAGATGGTAAAGCCGCTGCTTGAGAAGAGTGGGCTTGTAGCAGGGGAAGATTTCTATCTCGCGTATGCATCTGAACGTATCGCAGAGGGACGCGCGTTTGAAGAGTTCATTCATATGCCGCTTGCGATGGGCGGAATTAACGAAGTGAGTGCAAAACGTGCGCATGAAGTGCTGACATTCGTAACTGAATCTGAAGTTACGATTTCTGATATTAAAGTAGTCGAAACATCGAAAGTTATCGAAAACGTCCAGCGTGATGTAAATATTGCGATGGTGCAGCAGTTTGCCCGCTTTGCGGAAAAAGCAGGAATCGATACATTCGAGTTAATTCGGGTAGCGAACACGCATACACGTGTAAATCTGCTAACACCAGGGCCAGGCGTGGGTGGCTATTGCCTGCCGAATGCCCTGTATTATTTGCTTCCAAAAGCGAAAGAAATCGGCGTAAGCCTTGATTTGCTTGAGACCGCGCGTCAGATTAATGACAGTGTGCCACAGGTGCTTGTACAGATGCTTGATCATGAATTGAACAAGCTGGGCAAAACAGTAGCCGGAAGTAAAGTGGCAGTTCTTGGTCTGGCGATGAAAGATTTCTCGAATGATGATCGCATCAGCCCACCGCATCATCTGGTCCAGCTTCTTCAGGAAGCCGGTGCGATTGTAGCGGCTTATGATCCGGCTGTACCGTCTACGTATGACTATAAGGTCGATAGCCTTGAAGCAGCGCTCCGTGGTGCAGAAGCGGTTATCTATGTGACTGCACAGGAAGCATTCCTTGAGATTGACTGGAACGAAGCTATCGGCATGATGGCAGAGAATCCGGTATTGCTTGACGGTAAGAATCGTATTCCACGCAGCGTGGGAGAGAAGGCGACTTTGATCCGCCTGTAA
- a CDS encoding glycosyltransferase family 4 protein, whose protein sequence is MNASKKMLLVAYLFPPIGGGGVPRALKMAKYLAEEGWEVHVLTVDHVYHATQDDSLLRQLPDNVIIHRAREFNIVQKMRPTQTEAPKKTGGQAASAQSGGLKQALKQQVIPMLKKLKNTLMIPDDMIGWLPYAAKLGEQVIREHNIPIMFSTSGPYTNHLVSRSLKRKTGIKWIADFRDPWTQNMHRSGVAWREAWEERMERSVMAESDAITTVTYGFADNFKQKFGREISRIEVIHNGFDPNDYADIEQPAEDGKFTLAYPGIFYKERNPRLLLEAVSELIAEGKVEREKLSLRFAGVFDYPGYSENIDCVHRLQLEDIVDIMGNLPHKQALTMMKGADVLMLIGDTAPGSGVYIPGKLYEYMAIGHPILALSVEGESTKIIRKFELGEVVNPLDKEAIKQAFLRMYEEWHAGEGKAGKENDVLQRAHDGDLALYNRQVQAHMLGKLMEEII, encoded by the coding sequence ATGAACGCTTCGAAAAAAATGCTGCTCGTCGCGTATTTATTTCCCCCGATCGGCGGTGGCGGCGTACCGCGTGCGCTGAAAATGGCAAAATATCTGGCAGAAGAAGGCTGGGAGGTACATGTGCTCACAGTCGATCATGTATACCATGCTACGCAGGACGACTCACTGCTGCGCCAGCTCCCGGACAATGTGATTATTCATCGTGCCAGGGAATTTAACATCGTCCAGAAAATGCGTCCGACTCAGACGGAAGCGCCGAAAAAAACAGGTGGACAAGCGGCGTCTGCTCAATCTGGCGGGCTAAAGCAGGCGTTGAAACAGCAGGTTATTCCGATGCTGAAAAAGTTGAAAAATACGCTTATGATTCCAGATGATATGATTGGCTGGCTGCCGTATGCAGCCAAGCTCGGGGAACAGGTAATTCGAGAGCACAACATCCCGATTATGTTCTCCACGTCGGGTCCGTACACGAATCATCTAGTGTCACGTAGCTTGAAGCGTAAGACGGGCATTAAATGGATTGCGGATTTTCGCGATCCGTGGACGCAGAACATGCACCGCTCTGGTGTGGCATGGCGTGAAGCGTGGGAAGAGCGAATGGAGCGTAGCGTCATGGCGGAATCAGATGCTATTACGACGGTTACATATGGATTTGCGGATAACTTCAAGCAAAAGTTTGGTCGGGAGATCTCTCGTATTGAAGTGATTCATAATGGATTTGACCCGAATGATTATGCAGACATCGAGCAGCCAGCGGAAGATGGAAAATTTACACTAGCGTATCCCGGCATTTTCTATAAGGAACGAAATCCACGCTTGCTGCTCGAAGCGGTATCCGAGTTGATTGCGGAAGGCAAGGTTGAGCGTGAGAAGCTAAGCCTGCGCTTTGCCGGAGTGTTTGATTATCCGGGTTATAGCGAAAACATCGACTGCGTACATCGCCTGCAGCTTGAAGACATTGTCGACATTATGGGCAATCTGCCGCACAAGCAGGCACTTACGATGATGAAAGGTGCAGATGTGTTGATGCTAATCGGGGACACGGCTCCGGGCTCCGGGGTGTACATTCCGGGCAAGCTGTATGAATACATGGCGATTGGTCATCCGATTCTGGCGCTCTCGGTAGAGGGAGAATCGACGAAAATCATTCGCAAATTTGAGCTGGGTGAAGTTGTAAATCCGCTTGATAAAGAAGCAATCAAACAGGCATTTTTGCGTATGTATGAAGAGTGGCATGCAGGTGAAGGTAAAGCAGGGAAAGAGAATGATGTTCTCCAGCGTGCGCATGATGGTGATTTGGCGCTTTATAATCGGCAGGTTCAGGCACATATGCTTGGTAAATTAATGGAAGAAATTATATAG
- a CDS encoding zinc-ribbon domain-containing protein, with amino-acid sequence MYCANCGEKLSSGSEFCKKCGTAPQKKGELFWLFPLLSLAIIAFLCVGIFLYQSAIQKKAEKLVHDGHEFALEGEIESAKMRFDSALALRPNSPQLKQEVAVLDSVVPLDKKLVEIHDMISQKNYEKAGSMIQNVRGQLAGKNGAVYQGLLKKVEEEEVEIEKQQKEGR; translated from the coding sequence ATGTACTGCGCAAATTGCGGCGAAAAGTTGAGCTCAGGAAGCGAATTTTGTAAAAAATGTGGAACAGCTCCTCAAAAAAAAGGAGAACTCTTTTGGCTTTTTCCTCTACTATCTCTTGCCATCATTGCTTTTTTATGTGTGGGAATTTTCTTATATCAGAGTGCGATACAGAAAAAAGCCGAGAAACTTGTACATGACGGGCATGAATTTGCGCTGGAGGGGGAGATCGAATCAGCTAAAATGCGGTTTGATAGTGCACTTGCCCTGAGACCTAATTCCCCACAGCTTAAACAGGAAGTGGCCGTATTAGATAGTGTGGTGCCACTTGATAAAAAGCTAGTAGAGATTCATGACATGATCAGCCAGAAGAATTATGAAAAGGCCGGTTCTATGATTCAAAACGTTAGGGGGCAACTGGCTGGCAAGAACGGAGCAGTATATCAGGGGCTGCTTAAAAAAGTTGAGGAAGAGGAAGTAGAAATAGAAAAGCAGCAGAAAGAGGGTAGATAA